One Etheostoma spectabile isolate EspeVRDwgs_2016 unplaced genomic scaffold, UIUC_Espe_1.0 scaffold00001794, whole genome shotgun sequence genomic region harbors:
- the LOC116675329 gene encoding primary amine oxidase, liver isozyme has protein sequence MMNSFVKWALILFVLVSIILNIVLIGIHTSRAPKCSTQRVHPLKRNHDERSLVFADLSRQEYLQVQQFMLKQKDLDISTNQNTKPWENFLFLIDLSLPKKADALAYLDGKGAKPDREATVVVFHGAKGYIKEYVVGPLPNPTYYKDVTIERYNMELPITARTVTIGEYELLFKYVGEVFSKLGKLMKESFDVDQNKKVNAFEQMPRGIRSGDRHTWISFFRDMSGMYIHPVGFELLINHESVNASEWKVERLLYNGQYFDTVDELRVKYDAGSIKKIVYKETPDYGSLKPRHKPLQIGPQLFNAEGKRYSISNNHVLYLDWSFAFGLSSVTGLRVFDVRFKNERIVYELSVQEAMSVYGSVTPGMILTKFLDASIGIGRFAHELVRGVDCPHEATYVDTNRYMDVPVPVRYKNSFCVFEHNMGQPLRRHFSDFFSNSYGGMVNSALVVRTITAIGNYDYMWDFIFYQSGSVEAKVHATGYISSSYLVDGSLKYGHQVAEKVLGNIHTHFINFKVDLDVLGVNNFFQTKDMEYANVSIPWMPDHYAMVPQLVEKQLKTEQEAALRYDTKTPRYLHIASNKTNRWGHHRSYRLQVFSFTGDHLPESQAEERAMSWARYKVAITKHKDSEQFSSSLYNQNNIWNPAVDFSKYIEDNENIEDKDLVAWVTTGFLHIPHSEDIPNTVTVGNGGGVLLRPHNYFDEDPSIHSADSVYINPGSEDSCENNRMACLAQETCSPVLEPFTYNGFDGVMKFED, from the exons ATGATGAACTCTTTTGTAAAATGGGCGCTTATCCTGTTCGTCCTCGTCTCCATCATTCTCAACATTGTCCTGATCGGCATCCACACAAGCAGGGCACCTAAATGTTCCACTCAGCGTGTCCACCCGCTGAAGCGCAACCACGACGAGCGCAGCCTCGTTTTCGCTGACCTCAGCCGGCAGGAGTACTTGCAGGTCCAGCAGTTCATGCTCAAGCAGAAAGACCTGGACATATCCACCAACCAGAACACCAAGCCATGGGaaaatttcttgtttttaataGATCTATCTCTGCCCAAAAAAGCGGACGCGCTGGCTTACTTAGATGGGAAAGGCGCAAAGCCGGATAGAGAGGCTACCGTGGTGGTCTTCCACGGCGCAAAAGGCTACATTAAGGAGTACGTAGTGGGGCCTCTCCCCAACCCGACATACTACAAAGATGTCACCATTGAGAGGTACAACATGGAACTGCCTATCACTGCGCGCACGGTCACCATCGGGGAATACGAGttactttttaaatatgtgGGTGAGGTCTTCTCCAAGTTGGGAAAGCTCATGAAAGAGAGCTTCGACGTAGATCAGAACAAGAAGGTGAACGCGTTCGAGCAGATGCCCCGTGGAATTAGATCCGGGGACAGACATACCTGGATATCTTTCTTTAGGGATATGAGCGGCATGTACATCCACCCGGTGGGCTTCGAGCTGCTGATCAACCACGAGAGCGTCAATGCGTCTGAATGGAAAGTGGAGCGGCTGCTTTATAACGGCCAATATTTCGATACTGTAGATGAGCTTAGAGTGAAATATGATGCGGGGTCTATTAAGAAAATAGTTTACAAGGAGACACCTGACTACGGTTCACTGAAACCCAGGCACAAGCCTCTGCAGATCGGCCCGCAGCTGTTTAACGCAGAGGGGAAGCGCTATAGCATCAGCAACAACCATGTCCTGTACCTGGACTGGAGTTTCGCCTTCGGGCTCAGCTCTGTCACAGGCTTGAGGGTGTTTGATGTGCGTTTCAAAAATGAAAGGATAGTCTACGAGCTGAGCGTGCAGGAGGCCATGTCAGTCTACGGTTCAGTGACTCCGGGGATGATTCTGACAAAGTTTCTGGACGCGAGCATCGGGATAGGGCGCTTCGCACACGAACTGGTCCGTGGTGTAGATTGCCCCCATGAAGCCACCTACGTGGACACAAACCGCTACATGGATGTTCCAGTCCCAGTCAGATATAAGAATTCATTCTGTGTGTTTGAGCACAACATGGGTCAGCCCCTGCGTCGGCACTTTTCGGACTTTTTCTCCAATAGTTACGGGGGGATGGTAAACAGCGCCCTGGTGGTTAGGACCATCACAGCAATTGGAAACTATGACTACATGTGGGATTTCATCTTTTACCAGAGTGGCTCAGTGGAGGCCAAAGTTCACGCCACCGGCTACATCTCCTCTTCTTACCTAGTGGATGGTAGTCTAAAGTATGGCCACCAGGTCGCCGAGAAAGTGCTGGGGAACATCCACACCCATTTTATCAACTTCAAAGTGGACCTAGATGTGTTGG GAGTGAATAACTTTTTCCAGACGAAAGACATGGAATATGCCAATGTGTCTATACCATGGATGCCTGATCACTATGCTATGGTTCCTCAGCTGGTGGAGAAGCAACTTAAAACAGAACAG GAGGCAGCTCTGCGTTATGACACTAAGACTCCTCGCTACCTCCACATCGCCAGCAATAAGACCAACCGCTGGGGTCACCATCGGTCCTATAGGCTGCAGGTCTTTAGCTTCACCGGGGACCACCTCCCAGAGAGCCAGGCCGAGGAGAGAGCCATGTCCTGGGCCAG GTATAAGGTTGCCATCACCAAGCATAAGGATTCAGAGCAATTCAGCTCCAGTCTTTACAATCAGAACAACATCTGGAATCCAGCTGTAGACTTCAGCAAGTACATTGAAGACAACGAAAACATTGAAGACAAG GACCTGGTTGCCTGGGTGACCACCGGCTTCCTCCACATCCCCCACTCTGAGGACATCCCCAATACGGTAACTGTGGGCAATGGGGGCGGGGTCCTTCTCCGGCCCCACAACTATTTTGACGAGGACCCGTCTATCCACTCCGCTGATAGTGTGTACATCAACCCGGGCAGTGAGGACAGCTGTGAGAACAATAGGATGGcctgccttgctcaagagaCCTGCAGCCCCGTCCTTGAACCCTTCACCTACAACGGCTTTGACGGAGTCATGAAGTTTGAAGATTAG